A window of the Physeter macrocephalus isolate SW-GA chromosome 7, ASM283717v5, whole genome shotgun sequence genome harbors these coding sequences:
- the HSPA4L gene encoding heat shock 70 kDa protein 4L translates to MSVVGIDLGFLNCYIAVARSGGIETIANEYSDRCTPACISLGSRTRAIGNAAKSQIVTNVRNTIHGFKKLHGRSFDDPVVQTERIRLPYELQKMSNGSAGVKVRYLEEERPFAIEQVTGMLLAKLKETSENALKKPVADCVISIPSFFTDAERRSVMAAAQVAGLNCLRLMNETTAVALAYGIYKQDLPPLDEKPRNIIFIDMGHSAYQISVCAFNKGKLKVLATTFDPYLGGRNFDEVLVDYFCDEFKTKYKINVKENSRALLRLYQECEKLKKLMSANASDLPLNIECFMNDLDVSSKMNRAQFEQLCASLLARVDPPLKAVMEQANLQREDISSIEIVGGATRIPAVKEQITKFFLKDISTTLNADEAVARGCALQCAILSPAFKVREFSITDLVPYSITLRWKTSFEDGTGECEVFCKNHPAPFSKVITFHKKEPFELEAFYTNLHEVPYPDPRIGSFTIQNVFPQSDGDSSKVKVKVRINIHGIFSVASASVIEKQNVEGDHSDVPMETETSFKNESKDDVDKMQVDQEEEGHQKCQAEHTPEEEIDHTGTKTKSVPSDKQERLNQTIKKGRVKSIDLPIQSSLCRQLGQDLLNIYIENEGKMIMQDKLEKERNDAKNAVEEYVYDFRDKLGTVYTKFITQEDLRKLSAILEDTENWLYEEGEDQAKQIYVDKLQELKKYGQPIQMRYVEHEERPKALNDLGKKIQLVMKVIEAYRNKDERYDHLDPAEMEKVEKYISEAMSWLNSKMNAQNKLSLTQDPVVKVSEIVAKSKELDHFCNPIIYKPKPKVEVAEDKAKANSEHNGPVDGQSETETKPDTTKDSTQHTKSSGEMEVD, encoded by the exons agCCTGTATATCTTTGGGATCAAGAACGCGAGCCATTGGAAATGCAGCCAAGAGCCAG ATAGTCACGAATGTAAGAAATACAATTCATGGTTTCAAAAAGCTTCATGGGCGATCATTTGATGATCCTGTTGTGCAAACTGAAAGGATCAGGCTTCCCTATGAGCTGCAGAAGATGTCTAATGGAAGTGCAGGAGTTAAG GTGCGATACCTAGAAGAAGAGAGACCTTTTGCAATCGAGCAAGTTACTGGAATGCTGTTGGCTAAGCTTAAAGAGACTTCAGAAAATGCTTTGAAGAAACCAGTGGCTGACTGTGTGATTTCA ATTCCGAGCTTTTTCACTGATGCTGAGAGAAGATCTGTGATGGCTGCAGCCCAGGTTGCAGGCTTAAATTGTTTAAGGCTAATGAATGAAACTACTGCAG TTGCACTGGCATATGGAATTTATAAACAGGATCTTCCTCCATTAGATGAGAAAccaagaaatataatatttattgatatgggACATTCTGCCTACCAGATCTCAGTTTGTGCTTTTAACAAAGGAAAActtaaa GTCTTGGCTACTACCTTTGATCCATATTTGGGTGGCAGGAACTTTGATGAGGTTTTAGTAGACTACTTCTGTGATGAGTTCAAGACAAAATAtaagataaatgtaaaagaaaactcTCGGGCCTTGTTGCGCTTATATCAGGAATGTGAAAAACTAAAGAAGCTAATGAGTGCAAATGCATCAGACCTTCCACTGAACATTGAGTGTTTCATGAATGACCTTGATGTTTCTAGTAAAATGAACAG GGCTCAGTTTGAACAATTATGTGCTTCCCTCTTAGCCAGAGTTGACCCACCATTAAAAGCAGTAATGGAACAAGCTA ACTTACAACGTGAAGACATAAGTAGTATAGAAATTGTAGGGGGAGCAACACGAATTCCTGCTGTCAAGGAACAGATCACTAAATTCTTTCTTAAAGACATAAGTACCACATTAAATGCTGATGAAGCTGTTGCAAGAGGGTGTGCATTACAG TGTGCGATTCTCTCACCAGCATTTAAAGTGCGTGAATTTTCCATAACAGACCTTGTTCCCTATTCAATCACATTAAGATGGAAGACCTCTTTTGAAGATGGGACTGG GGAATGTGAAGTGTTCTGTAAGAACCATCCTGCCCCATTCTCAAAAGTCATTACTTTCCACAAGAAAGAACCATTTGAACTAGAAGCATTTTATACTAATTTACATGAAGTGCCTTACCCAGATCCAAGAATTG GGAGCTTCACTATTCAGAATGTTTTCCCACAGTCTGATGGTGATAGTTCCAAAGTTAAGGTTAAAGTTCGTATTAACATCCATGGAATCTTCAGTGTGGCTAGTGCATCAGTAATTGAGAAGCAGAATGTAGAAGGGGATCACAGTGATGTTCCTATGGAGACAGAAACTTCTTTTAAGAATGAAAGCAAAGATGATGTG GATAAAATGCAGGTTGACCAGGAAGAAGAGGGTCATCAAAAATGTCAAGCTGAACACACTCCAGAAGAAGAAATTGATCATACAGGAACCAAAACAAAG TCTGTACCCTCAGATAAACAAGAGCGATTAAACCAGaccattaaaaaaggaagagtcaAGAGTATTGATCTACCTATCCAGAGTAGCCTGTGTAGGCAACTGGGCCAAGATCTTCTCAACATCTATATTGAAAATGAG GGGAAGATGATAATGCAGgataaattagagaaagaaagaaatgatgcgAAGAATGCTGTTGAAGAATATGTATATGATTTTAGGGACAAGCTTGGCACTGTCTATACAAAATTCATCACTCAAGAA GACTTGAGAAAACTGTCTGCAATATTGGAAGACACAGAAAATTGGCTTTATGAAGAAGGAGAGGACCAAGCTAAACAGATTTATGTGGATAAGCTTCAAGAACTAAAG AAATATGGCCAGCCTATTCAAATGAGGTACGTGGAACATGAAGAGAGACCAAAAGCTTTAAACGACTTGGGAAAAAAGATCCAACTTGTCATGAAAGTTATAGAAGCATATAGAAACAAG gaTGAAAGATATGATCATTTGGATCCTGCTGAAAtggaaaaagttgaaaaatatatcAGTGAAGCCATGAGTTGGCTGAACAGTAAGATGAATGCACAGAACAAACTAAGTCTCACTCAAGATCCTGTGGTGAAAGTTTCAGAAATAGTCGCAAAGTCAAAG GAACTGGATCATTTCTGTAACCCCATCATTTATAAGCCCAAACCGAAAGTAGAGGTTGCTGAAGACAAGGCAAAAGCTAATAGTGAACACAACGGACCAGTGGATGGACAGAGTGAGACTGAAACTAAACCAGATACAACAAAAGACAGCACACAGCATACTAAA